A stretch of DNA from Triticum dicoccoides isolate Atlit2015 ecotype Zavitan chromosome 2A, WEW_v2.0, whole genome shotgun sequence:
GGTCCTCCGTTTCTACCGCTCCGGCGCTTTCTTCTACCGCGGCGACGCCTCCAAGTCCGGCATTGACCCGGCGAAGGCCATCAAGTCGGCTATCTCGGAGGCGCTCGTGCACTACTACCCTCTCGCCGGCCGGTTCCGGGAGCTCCAGCCGACGAGGAAGCTCGTGGTCGAGTGCACGGGCGAGGGCGTCGTGTTCGTCGAGGCGGACGCCAACGTCCGGATGGAAGACTTTGGAGACTCAGTGGCGCCGCCGGTGCCGTGTTACGATGAGCTGTTGCCCGAGCAGGAGAGCGCGACCGCCGTTGTCGTCGACCGGCCTTTGCTCTTTGCTCAGGTGACGCGGCTGACGTGCGGCGGCTTCGTCTTCGGGTTCCAGATATGCCACTGCATCGCCGACGGCCCGGGGATCGTGCAGTTCCTGACGGCGCTGACGGAGTTCACCCGCGGCGTGCCGGGCGCGCCGACCGTGCGTCCGGTGTGGCAGCGCGAGCTCCTCACGGCTAGCTGGCCGCCGGCCATTGCGCACGACCACGTGGAGTACGCGCCTCTCCCCGACCTCGGAAAGGACGTGGTCTCCTCCTCGGACATCTTCTCGCAGCACACGTTCTTCTTCGGGCCCCGCGAGATCGAGGCGCTCCGGTCCCAGGCCCCGGCAGAGCTGCGCTCCGCCGCGTCGCGGTTCGACCTGATCGGCGCCTTCATGTGGCGGTGCCGCGCCGCTGCGCTGCAGTACGGCCCGGACGAGCTGGTCCGCCTGCACATGTTCGTGAACGGCCGGGTCAGGAACAGGAGCCGCCACCGCCTGCCGAGGGGCTACTACGGCAACTCGTTCGCGTTCGCCTCCGCGTGCGCGCCCGCCGGGCAGCTGTGCCGGAGGCCCCTCGGCGAGGCGCTGCGGCTGCTGCTGGAGGCCAAGGCACGGGCGGAGCAGGAAGGGTACGTGCAGTCGGTGGCCGGCTTCAACGCGGCGCACAGGAGGCCGGCGTTCCCCAAGGCCCGGACGTACCTCATCTCGGACATGACCCAGGGGGGGATGATGGCGGTGGACTTCGGGTGGGGCACGCCGGTGTACGGAGGCCCGGCGACGATCATTCTGGCCACGTTCCATCTGGAGGGGAGGAACGAGGCCGGTGAGGCAGGCGTCAACGTGCCGACGAGGTTGCCGGTGCTGGCGCTGGAGCGGCTGAAGGTGGAGGTGAGCAAGGGGCTCATTACGGTCAGCGGTGGGACTGTCAGTGAACCTGATGCGGACAAGAACAAGTCAGCCTTGGTTTCTGGTCACACTCTCGCAAAGCTGTAGAAGCGCTGTGGTGGTAGGCTTCTGCGTACACAACATCAAAAAAGCACCAAGTTCGGCCACTGTTGTGCTTGTGCTAGACAGCCAGGTCGTGGCGCTAGTAATGCATCTCTTGTGGATTGTTTCCACCGCGGTATATGTTGTCTGGTTTTCTTTGATATATACATGTAAATGGGTTTTTTCCTCGTCAGTCGTGTGTTTTTATCTATAATAACTAGCACACATGCATGTACgttgcaacaagaaaataaatagtGTGCATTTGAATTTAGTGAGAATTATATATGTAAGCATAACCATGCGAACATGTCGATAAGAAATAGTTAAGTTCTGAGTTTCGCCAAACATGAAGTAATCAATAATCTATTTTTCCATTCATTGCTTGAGGGGATTTAAGGTATGAAGTTGGAAAAGGCCAGCGAATTATTTAATCTATTTTTTTTCATTCATTTGAGGGGATTTCAAGATATGAGGTTTCAGAATATGAAAGTGAGGCGGTTTTTTTTTTTCATATACAAGTCATCGATATAGTACAACCGGAGTTAATTCTACTTTGCTATTTTTTATTCATTAATCGAGGAGATTTAAGGTGTGAAGTTCCATAATATGGAGTAAGCCGGGTCTTCTCTTTTCCATGAGTAGTCaggtcttctcttctcttttcctcaTGTAGCAATCCTCAAGAAATTCAGGGTCCTTTTTTAGCTAGCTTATATATCAATCCATCCATACTCCGTCCAGCATATTCCATCCATTCTTCATCCAGCTTACTATACATATAGTTTCACACACATATAGAAATTGATATGAACCCTTATTTCCTAGGTAGTCGGGCCGGGTAAATTGCATGGGTTGTGAAAGGCCTAGGCACCAAAACCAATTCGCTGAAGCAGTTGCAAAGTACCATCACCTGAAGTTTCTAGGCAGGCAGATATGTCTGTGACACGGGCACTAACGACCTTATCCGTCCGGCGGGGCGAGCAACGAGTTCCTGGTGCCGGCGAGGCCCACGCCCTGCGAGTTCAAGGTGCTTTCCGACATCGACGACCAGGAGGCCCTCCGCTTCTATCGCTCCAGCGCTTCCTTCTACTgcagagacgcctccagctccggcATTGACCCAGCGAAGGTCATCAAGTCGGCGATCTCGGAGACGCTGGTGCACTACTACCCTCTCGCCAGCCAGTTCCGGGAGCTCCAGCCGACGAGGAAGCTCTTGGTCGAGTGCATGGGCGAGGGGGTCGTGTTCGTCGATGAGGACACCGACGCCCGGATGGATGACTTTGGAGACTCGCTGGCGCCGCCAGTGCCATGTTATGATAAGCTGCTGCCCGAGCAGGAGAGTGCGACTGCCGTTGTTGTCGACCGCCCTTTGCTCTTTGTTCAGGTGACGTGGCTGGATGCCACTGCATCGCTGACGACCCGGGGATCGTGCAGTTCCTAATGACGCTGACGGAATTCACCCGTAGCGTGCTGGGTGCGCCGACTGTCCGACTGGTGTGACAGCACGAGCTCCTCATGGCCAGCTGGCCGCCAGTTATCGCGCACGACCACGTGGAGTACGCGCCTCTCCCTGACCCTAGGAAGGATGTGGTCTCCTCCCCCGACACCTTCTCGCAGCACACCTTCTTCTTCGGGCCCCGCGAGGTGGAGGCGCTCCGGTACCAGGCGCTGCGCACCGCTGCATCGTGGTTCGACCTGATCGGCGCCTTCATGTGGCgctaccacgccatcgtgctgcagtACTGCCCGGATGAGCTGGTCTACCTGCACATGTTCGTGAACGTCCGGGTCAGGATCAAGAGCCACCAGCCCCTGCCGAGGGGCTGCTACGGCAGCTCGTTCGCGTTGGCGGCAGCGTGCGCGCCGCCGAGTAGCTGTGCCGGAGGCCCCTCGGCGATGTTGGGTCAAACCTTGTCTCCGAGGCATGCATGCAGCGGCAACAGCAGCAAATACTTTGCTAGGAAGTATTGGGCATGTCGGCAGCATGCAGCACCAGCGGCACCAGTAAAAGAGGAGAGAAGTTACTTCAGTTGCCGTAGCTTAGTAGCTAAGAAAAAGAAGCAGCCGTGACTTACTTGTGTAGTACTAGCTTTTGGTCTAGTACGTTGTACTAGCAACAGCTGTGTAGTAGTCTCTAGGTCTAGGGACAGCTAGATGTGTGCAGGTACATGTATCAGTTGATATTTTCTAGTTTAGGTCGGTTCAAACAcctat
This window harbors:
- the LOC119359037 gene encoding benzyl alcohol O-benzoyltransferase-like, producing the protein MHRQTNSLKHLKFLSQKMSVARTLTTLSVRRGERELVAPARPTPYEFKVLSDIDDQEVLRFYRSGAFFYRGDASKSGIDPAKAIKSAISEALVHYYPLAGRFRELQPTRKLVVECTGEGVVFVEADANVRMEDFGDSVAPPVPCYDELLPEQESATAVVVDRPLLFAQVTRLTCGGFVFGFQICHCIADGPGIVQFLTALTEFTRGVPGAPTLCRRPLGEALRLLLEAKARAEQEGYVQSVAGFNAAHRRPAFPKARTYLISDMTQGGMMAVDFGWGTPVYGGPATIILATFHLEGRNEAGEAGVNVPTRLPVLALERLKVEVSKGLITVSGGTVSEPDADKNKSALVSGHTLAKL